The following coding sequences lie in one Leptospira saintgironsiae genomic window:
- the thrB gene encoding homoserine kinase, translating to MSTPKYKFQIKVPGTSANLGSGFDLLGLAFQIYNEFSFEFGKTPEFTRKIKGSSAPVFTDEEDLVLQSYKTYFSVFVSSQTKSSSSPIPYSVTMELGLPLKGGLGSSASAVVAGFSAARFAQEKYFPETKLPSESEFLYQLALLEGHPDNTTPAYLGGFVFSYFAEEKLYYFKRKFPKNVHCFFLIPELEISTNHSRKCLPDTYPVSDIIFNLSRMSTWWEFLESGEPGLLKRALEDKIHTPYRMNSEFPLLPLVQEIEKSAIGISLSGSGPAVLVYTRRKDSKRLEKKFSELTKQFSEKSGITCRLVRLSPDMNGARLSFKKIS from the coding sequence ATGAGCACTCCAAAATACAAATTCCAAATCAAGGTCCCAGGAACTTCCGCTAATTTAGGTTCTGGTTTTGATCTATTGGGATTGGCATTCCAAATTTATAACGAGTTCAGTTTTGAATTCGGAAAAACTCCAGAGTTCACAAGAAAGATCAAAGGATCTTCTGCTCCTGTATTTACAGATGAAGAGGATTTAGTTTTACAATCTTATAAAACGTATTTTTCTGTATTTGTATCTTCACAAACCAAGTCATCCTCTTCTCCAATTCCTTATTCTGTGACTATGGAGCTTGGACTTCCTTTAAAAGGCGGTTTAGGTTCCAGTGCGAGTGCAGTTGTTGCGGGTTTTTCCGCTGCAAGGTTTGCACAAGAGAAATATTTCCCTGAAACAAAACTTCCGAGTGAGTCTGAGTTCTTATACCAACTCGCTTTATTAGAAGGTCACCCTGATAATACAACTCCTGCCTATTTAGGTGGATTTGTTTTCTCTTATTTTGCAGAAGAGAAACTTTATTATTTTAAGAGAAAGTTCCCTAAGAATGTACATTGTTTCTTTCTCATTCCTGAATTGGAGATCTCAACCAATCATTCCAGAAAATGCCTTCCGGATACTTATCCTGTTTCTGATATTATTTTTAATTTGAGTAGAATGTCTACTTGGTGGGAATTTTTAGAATCAGGAGAACCAGGACTTCTCAAGAGAGCATTAGAAGATAAGATCCATACTCCTTATAGAATGAATTCAGAATTTCCTCTTTTACCTCTTGTACAAGAAATTGAAAAGTCTGCGATAGGTATTTCTCTTTCAGGAAGTGGTCCTGCGGTCCTTGTTTATACTAGAAGGAAAGATTCCAAAAGATTGGAGAAAAAATTCTCTGAACTTACAAAACAATTTTCTGAAAAATCAGGAATAACCTGTAGGTTAGTGCGTCTTTCTCCTGACATGAATGGAGCTAGACTTTCTTTTAAGAAGATATCTTAA